A stretch of Chanodichthys erythropterus isolate Z2021 chromosome 20, ASM2448905v1, whole genome shotgun sequence DNA encodes these proteins:
- the lrrc38a gene encoding leucine-rich repeat-containing protein 38, whose translation MFSCVRWLQPFLALLSSTLLTWGYNCPSSCLCPDHHTVDCTDQGLTRLPDSIPLDVRRLLLSNNWIPWIPSDFLVLYSDLVYLDLRNNSLTRLEPGTLSTSSRLVYLDLGSNNLTEIPSGTFGDSRSLIKLRLGNNPYLNMISKDAFLGLTSLRELELERNALSGLDVGVLSQLPSLRVIRLEGNPWLCNCNFAKLFLWLLENRHKLPTGLEGMECSLPVDGRQVSLSVLSEDSFRECRGLLTLTDYLIVIFSGICISVAAIIASFFLASTIHCFQRLKSKRTDEEEAED comes from the exons ATGTTCTCATGTGTCCGTTGGCTTCAGCCTTTCCTTGCCTTGCTATCCTCTACCTTGTTAACTTGGGGGTATAACTGCCCATCTAGCTGCTTGTGTCCGGACCATCACACTGTGGACTGCACTGATCAAGGACTCACCCGTCTTCCAGACTCCATCCCTTTGGACGTACGGAGACTCCTTCTGTCTAACAACTGGATTCCCTGGATCCCTTCTGATTTCCTGGTTCTCTACAGTGATTTGGTCTACCTGGATCTGAGAAATAACTCCTTAACGAGGCTGGAGCCTGGGACTCTAAGCACATCCTCCAGACTGGTCTATCTAGACCTGGGGAGCAACAACTTGACTGAGATTCCCTCAGGAACTTTTGGGGATTCCCGTAGTCTGATAAAGCTACGGCTGGGAAACAATCCGTATTTGAATATGATCAGCAAGGATGCCTTCTTGGGCCTCACCTCCTTACGAGAGCTCGAGCTGGAGAGGAATGCCCTCTCTGGCCTGGACGTCGGGGTGTTGAGCCAGTTACCTTCCTTGCGGGTGATACGCCTGGAAGGGAACCCCTGGTTGTGCAATTGCAACTTTGCCAAACTCTTCCTGTGGCTGTTGGAAAATCGTCACAAGCTCCCAACTG GGTTGGAGGGTATGGAGTGCTCTCTTCCAGTGGACGGGCGGCAAGTGTCACTCAGTGTGCTTTCTGAGGACAGTTTCCGGGAGTGTCGGGGATTGCTGACTCTCACTGATTATCTCATAGTGATTTTTTCTGGAATTTGTATTTCAGTGGCAGCCATTATTGCCAGTTTCTTTCTGGCTTCCACTATCCACTGTTTCCAACGGCTCAAATCCAAAAGGACTGACGAAGAGGAGGCAGAGGACTGA